The segment TGGATCCATATTCGCCGCAGCATAGGCTGATGCCGCTGATCTTAGGTCAGACATGGTTGCCGCCTCCTGTGCAGCCTGCCTTCTGCTTAAAAGGTTAGGCAGAGCAATCGCTGCCAGGATACCTATGATGGCAATAACAATGAGGAGCTCGATTAAGGTAAAGCCCTTTTCTCCCCTCAGAGCCTTACCCGCATTCTTCATATTCCTTCTCATCTTTATCAGCATATCCTTTCACCTCCTTCCATCATGAATTTTATTGATTGCCTGTTATCTTTTAACATAGCAATATATATACATACCATCCCTCTGTTTATGGAGGAGTAAACGTTCCGGTAATCGCTCCATTCTGGTCAATGGTGAGACCATTTTTAGAAAGCTGAAAGGCACCCGTTGTTGCATCATAGGCAGAAGCAACCGCAACCCCATAGGTAGCCGCACTAAAATTTGCCAAATCATTATCAATGGCCTTAGAAGTATAGTCGGTTGTTGCAGCCCTCAGGTCAGCCCTGGTTGCTGCCTCCTGCGCAGCCTGCCTCCTGCCTAGAAGATTAGGGAGAGCAATCGCTGCTAGGATACCAATAATAGCGATAACAATGAGGAGCTCGATTAAGGTAAAGCCTTTCTCTCCCCTTAGAGCCTTACCCGCATTCTTGATATCCCTTCTCATCTTTATCATCATATCTTTTCTTTTAATTTAGGAAGTTAATTAGCAGCTGTTATTTTTAGAGCAATATATATACCATTCTTTACTCAAAGTGAGATAAAAGTTATAACTATCTGAATATAGGTGAGAAAAAGCTTCAATCGTCATTTGAAATAAGAGAGATATCATTTGTGTTTAAATGAGAAAATGACATTTTTTTGTCGAAAAAAACAAAATTCAAAATATTTTTTCAGATAATTCGACCTATCATACTGAAATAAAGAGAAATACAGGTTTAAAATCTTTTGGTAAAAGAGGACAAAATTTGTCACATTATTTCTTCGTAAAAATACATGGATAAAAGAAAAAACGAAAAAAGGTGTGGAAAAATATTTTGACTCTCATTCTTCAAAGTGTTATATTTTTAAATTCAAATAAAATAATGTGAAATAAAATGTGTTAATTCAAAGAAATATAATGCTTGATATCAAATTTATAAAAGAAAATATTGGATTGATTGAGGAAAAAAATAAAGAAAGGGGTTTGGACTGCGCGAATCTAAGGGATATCATCAAAAAGGATGAGATGAGGAGAAGCTATATCAAGGAGAGGGATGAACTGAATCATAAGAAGAGAATCACTTCTGAGAAAATTGGGAGATTAAGAAAAGACAAAGATACGGACAAAAAAGAGCTTGATAATTTGATGGAGACATCAAAAAATACCTCAGAGCGACTAAAAGAACTGGAAGATATCATAAGAAGGTATGATGAAGATATCAAAAAAGGCCTTCTTCTTATTCCAAATACGCCCCATGAAAGTGTACCTGTAGGAGCAGGTTCTGAAGATAATGTTGAGATGAAGAGATGGGGGAATCCTCCTTCTTTTAATTTCGAGCCAAAGTCTCATGTAGATATTGGAGAAAACCTTGAGATATTAGACTTTAAGAGTGGTTCAAAAATAGCGGGAACAAGATTTGTCGTTTATAAGGACCTTGGGGCCAAACTGGAAAGGGTACTCATTAACTTTATGTTAGATATTCATACCAAAGAACGTGGATATCGAGAGGTTTTTCCTCCTATTTTGGTAAATGAAGACAGCATGATTGGTACAGGTCAGCTTCCCAAGTTTGGTCACGAGCTTTTTAAGGTCGATACTAATGGGTTTTACCTTATACCGACTGCTGAGGTACCCCTTACAAACATTCATAAGGATGAAATTCTGTATTTAGAGGATCTTCCGATATATTACACAGCCTACACCCCCTGCTTTAGGCGAGAAGCAGGCTCTTATGGAAAGGATACCAGAGGGCTTATAAGACAGCATCAATTTAATAAAGTTGAGCTTGTAAAGTTTGTTGAACCAAAGACCTCTTATGATGAGTTAGAATCCCTTTTAGAAGATGCTGAAGAGATTTTAAAGAGATTAAATCTTCACTATAGGGTAGTGGTGCTCTGCGCTGGAGACATGGGCTTTGCTTCTTCAAAAACCTATGATGTGGAGGTATGGGTACCCAGTGAAAAGACCTATAGAGAAATCTCCTCGTGCTCCAATTTTGAGGATTTTCAGGCAAGAAGGGCAAGGATAAGATACAAAGAGTCTTCTAAAGCAAAACCAAATTTCCTTCATACCCTGAACGGTTCGGGTCTAGCTGTCGGTCGAACGTTGGTTGCTATTTTAGAGAATTATCAGCAAGAAGATGGTTCTGTTATCATTCCTGAGGCATTAAGGGACTATATGGATGGGATTGAGAAAATAGAAAAATCAGCATAGTATTATGGGGAGGGATGGCCGAGTGGTTTAAGGCGGCGGTCTTGAAAACCGTTGTCTCGTGATGAGCGGGACCGTGGGTTCGAATCCTACTCCCTCCGCCATGAATAAAAAAATGAGATTGTTTTATTTTTCTGTTTTTTGATAGATGATAAAACGGAGAGGTGGCCGAGCTGGCTGAAGGCACTCGCCTGCTAAGCGAGTAAAGGTTGAAAAATCTTTCGAGGGTTCGAATCCCTCCCTCTCCGCCAATATTTTATTGAGCTATAAAGAGTCATTTA is part of the Nitrospinota bacterium genome and harbors:
- a CDS encoding prepilin-type N-terminal cleavage/methylation domain-containing protein; the protein is MLIKMRRNMKNAGKALRGEKGFTLIELLIVIAIIGILAAIALPNLLSRRQAAQEAATMSDLRSAASAYAAANMDPNLTFTAANFGVAVASAFNAATGAFQLSKNGLTLDQSGAITGTFTPP
- a CDS encoding prepilin-type N-terminal cleavage/methylation domain-containing protein, with protein sequence MMIKMRRDIKNAGKALRGEKGFTLIELLIVIAIIGILAAIALPNLLGRRQAAQEAATRADLRAATTDYTSKAIDNDLANFSAATYGVAVASAYDATTGAFQLSKNGLTIDQNGAITGTFTPP
- the serS gene encoding serine--tRNA ligase is translated as MLDIKFIKENIGLIEEKNKERGLDCANLRDIIKKDEMRRSYIKERDELNHKKRITSEKIGRLRKDKDTDKKELDNLMETSKNTSERLKELEDIIRRYDEDIKKGLLLIPNTPHESVPVGAGSEDNVEMKRWGNPPSFNFEPKSHVDIGENLEILDFKSGSKIAGTRFVVYKDLGAKLERVLINFMLDIHTKERGYREVFPPILVNEDSMIGTGQLPKFGHELFKVDTNGFYLIPTAEVPLTNIHKDEILYLEDLPIYYTAYTPCFRREAGSYGKDTRGLIRQHQFNKVELVKFVEPKTSYDELESLLEDAEEILKRLNLHYRVVVLCAGDMGFASSKTYDVEVWVPSEKTYREISSCSNFEDFQARRARIRYKESSKAKPNFLHTLNGSGLAVGRTLVAILENYQQEDGSVIIPEALRDYMDGIEKIEKSA